A genomic segment from Mastomys coucha isolate ucsf_1 unplaced genomic scaffold, UCSF_Mcou_1 pScaffold7, whole genome shotgun sequence encodes:
- the Nfil3 gene encoding nuclear factor interleukin-3-regulated protein, with product MQLRKMQTIKKEPAPLDPTSSSDKMLLLNSALAEVAEDLASGEDLLLNEGSMGKNKSSACRRKREFIPDEKKDAMYWEKRRKNNEAAKRSREKRRLNDLVLENKLIALGEENATLKAELLSLKLKFGLISSTAYAQEIQKLSNSTAVYFQDYQTSKAAVSSFVDEHEPAMVAGSCISVIKHSPQSSLSDVSEVSSVEHTQESPAQGGCRSPENKFPVIKQEPVELESFARESREERGAYSTSIYQSYMGRSFSTYSHSPPLLQVHGSTSNSPRTSEADEGVVGKSSDGEDEQQVPKGPIHSPVELQRVHATVVKVPEVNPSALPHKLRIKAKAMQVKVEALDSEFEGMQKLSSPADVIAKRHFDLEKHGTSGMAHSSLPPFSVQVTNIQDWSLKSEHWHHKELSSKTQSSFKTGVVEVKDSGYKVSEPENLYLKQGMANLSAEVVSLKRFIATQPISASDSR from the coding sequence ATGCAGCTGAGAAAAATGCAGACCATCAAAAAGGAGCCCGCACCCCTGGATCCTACCAGCAGCTCAGACAAGATGCTGCTGCTGAACTCTGCCTTAGCTGAGGTGGCCGAGGACCTAGCCTCAGGTGAAGATTTGCTCCTGAACGAAGGGAGCATGGGGAAAAACAAATCCTCCGCATGTCGGAGGAAACGGGAATTCATTCCCGACGAGAAGAAAGATGCCATGTATTGGGAGAAACGGCGGAAAAACAATGAAGCTGCCAAAAGATCTCGGGAGAAGCGCCGCCTCAATGACCTGGTTTTGGAGAACAAGCTGATCGCCTTGGGAGAAGAAAATGCCACGTTAAAAGCTGAGCTGCTCTCCCTGAAATTAAAGTTTGGTTTAATTAGCTCCACAGCCTATGCCCAAGAAATCCAGAAACTCAGTAATTCCACAGCTGTGTACTTTCAGGACTACCAGACGTCCAAGGCTGCGGTGAGCTCTTTTGTGGACGAGCATGAGCCTGCGATGGTAGCCGGAAGTTGCATCTCAGTCATCAAGCACTCTCCCCAGAGCTCGCTCTCTGATGTGTCTGAGGTGTCCTCCGTGGAGCACACCCAGGAAAGCCCCGCACAGGGAGGCTGCCGGAGCCCTGAGAACAAGTTCCCTGTGATCAAGCAGGAGCCCGTGGAGTTGGAGAGCTTTGCCAGGGAGTCCAGGGAGGAGCGGGGCGCTTATTCCACCTCCATCTACCAGAGCTACATGGGACGCTCTTTCTCCACCTACTCCCATTCCCCGCCCCTCCTGCAGGTCCATGGGTCCACGAGCAACTCCCCGAGAACCTCAGAGGCCGATGAGGGTGTGGTGGGCAAGTCTTCTGATGGGGAAGACGAGCAGCAGGTACCCAAGGGCCCCATCCATTCTCCAGTGGAGCTGCAGCGGGTCCACGCCACGGTGGTGAAGGTTCCGGAAGTGAATCCTTCTGCCTTACCGCACAAGCTCCGGATTAAAGCCAAGGCCATGCAGGTCAAAGTGGAGGCTTTGGACAGCGAGTTTGAAGGCATGCAGAAACTCTCTTCACCCGCGGATGTGATAGCCAAAAGACATTTTGACCTGGAGAAGCATGGCACCTCGGGTATggcccattcctccctccctcctttctcggTTCAGGTGACGAACATTCAAGATTGGTCCCTCAAATCGGAACACTGGCATCACAAGGAACTGAGCAGCAAAACTCAGAGTAGCTTCAAAACAGGTGTGGTGGAAGTCAAAGACAGTGGCTACAAGGTTTCCGAGCCTGAGAATTTGTATTTGAAGCAGGGAATGGCAAACTTATCCGCAGAGGTGGTCTCGCTCAAGAGATTTATAGCCACACAACCTATCTCTGCTTCGGACTCCAGGTGA